The Methylorubrum populi genome contains a region encoding:
- a CDS encoding ABC transporter ATP-binding protein translates to MIRFENVTKVYSTYGRRRTILDRVNFTLKPGISYGIMGINGAGKSTTMKLIAGVEEPTRGRIFRGLRVSWPLGFAGGFNAKMTGRDNVIFVSRIYGEDPRRVLEFVEDFSELGSYLNMPVSTYSSGMGSRLAFGMSMAIPFDCYLIDETLSVGDARFQKRCADIFNKRRETADVILISHSMEQIREYCSQAIILINGQAVVYGDVNDAVEAYRRLNS, encoded by the coding sequence GTGATCCGCTTCGAGAACGTCACCAAGGTCTATTCCACCTACGGGCGGCGGCGCACCATCCTCGACCGGGTGAACTTCACCCTGAAGCCGGGCATCAGCTACGGCATCATGGGGATCAACGGGGCCGGCAAGTCCACGACCATGAAACTCATCGCCGGCGTCGAGGAGCCGACCCGCGGCCGCATCTTCCGCGGCCTGCGCGTGTCCTGGCCGCTCGGCTTCGCGGGCGGGTTCAACGCCAAGATGACCGGCCGCGACAACGTCATCTTCGTCTCCCGGATCTACGGGGAGGACCCGCGGCGGGTGCTCGAATTCGTCGAGGATTTCTCCGAACTCGGCAGCTACCTGAACATGCCGGTGAGCACCTATTCTTCCGGCATGGGGTCGCGACTCGCCTTCGGCATGAGCATGGCGATCCCCTTCGACTGCTACCTCATCGACGAGACGCTGTCCGTGGGTGATGCGCGCTTCCAGAAGCGCTGCGCCGACATCTTCAACAAGCGGCGCGAGACTGCGGACGTGATCCTGATCTCCCACAGCATGGAGCAGATCCGCGAGTATTGCAGTCAGGCGATCATCCTCATCAACGGGCAGGCCGTGGTCTACGGCGACGTCAACGACGCCGTCGAAGCCTACCGTCGCCTGAATAGCTGA
- a CDS encoding capsule biosynthesis protein — translation MSTEISSPSGAPLTTADRSTAVAESLKRFARIARQSDHKKGIRAYQTHIRRDPWIPALFLLVFALPTLVTAGYFYLIASDRYVTEARFALRPALGSVDKVQNDETGSNSSLSKQMIAQDTLITTSYIASRQMIETMERQMPLREMFSREGIDFLSRSDAEEPIERFMRYWHKRVTTSVDANGGIILLKVQAFDPQESYNLARAILQESERMVNQLSLKARNAALAESGHELEVAKERMLEAQRAMRDLRNRAGVLDAQSANKNNLMVIAELRKKRIELSVQLTLSLRDLAPERRQIQDLKAQIQELDENIEKIERQMTSTDPEQRRLLSEAMTEFEGLENQRKNALLYYNKVLAANEQARIVANRQIEFFTPVVEPVVPVSAIEPRRHLFTSIVALVAMAVFGLGVVIRKYLYG, via the coding sequence ATGAGCACCGAGATCAGCAGCCCGAGCGGTGCGCCGCTGACGACCGCCGACCGCTCCACCGCGGTCGCGGAGTCGCTCAAGCGGTTCGCCCGCATCGCGCGCCAGTCCGACCACAAGAAGGGCATCCGTGCCTACCAGACGCATATCCGGCGCGATCCGTGGATCCCCGCCCTCTTCCTGCTCGTCTTCGCGCTGCCGACCCTCGTCACCGCCGGGTACTTCTATCTCATCGCCTCGGACCGATACGTCACCGAAGCCCGCTTCGCCCTGCGGCCGGCGCTCGGCAGCGTCGACAAGGTCCAGAACGACGAGACGGGCAGCAACAGCTCCCTGTCCAAGCAGATGATCGCGCAGGACACGCTGATCACGACGAGCTACATCGCCAGCCGGCAGATGATCGAGACCATGGAGCGGCAGATGCCGCTGCGGGAGATGTTCTCGCGCGAAGGCATCGACTTCCTCTCGCGGTCGGATGCGGAGGAGCCGATCGAGCGCTTCATGCGCTACTGGCACAAGCGCGTTACGACCTCGGTCGATGCCAACGGCGGCATCATCCTGCTCAAGGTGCAGGCCTTCGATCCGCAGGAATCCTACAACCTCGCTCGGGCGATCCTGCAGGAGAGCGAGCGCATGGTGAACCAGCTCAGCCTGAAGGCGCGCAACGCCGCGCTCGCCGAGAGCGGCCACGAACTCGAAGTGGCGAAGGAGCGGATGCTGGAGGCGCAGCGCGCGATGCGCGACCTGCGCAACCGGGCCGGCGTGCTGGACGCGCAGTCGGCCAACAAGAACAACCTCATGGTCATCGCCGAGTTGCGCAAGAAGCGCATCGAACTCTCGGTCCAGCTCACGCTGAGCCTGCGCGACCTCGCACCCGAGCGGCGCCAGATCCAGGATCTGAAGGCGCAGATCCAGGAGCTCGACGAGAACATCGAGAAGATCGAGCGGCAGATGACCAGCACCGATCCGGAGCAGCGCCGCCTGCTTTCGGAGGCGATGACGGAGTTCGAGGGGCTGGAGAACCAGCGCAAGAACGCGCTGCTGTATTACAACAAGGTGCTGGCGGCCAACGAACAGGCGCGCATCGTCGCCAACCGCCAGATCGAGTTCTTCACGCCCGTGGTCGAGCCGGTCGTCCCCGTCTCGGCGATCGAGCCGCGTCGCCACCTGTTCACGAGCATCGTCGCGCTGGTGGCGATGGCCGTGTTCGGCCTCGGCGTCGTGATCCGCAAGTATCTGTATGGCTGA
- the flhA gene encoding flagellar biosynthesis protein FlhA, translating into MSETAGAVPAGAGGLGGLAALRMPNRASLQAFSKRSDLFFAAAVMGILVVLIFPLPAFLLDLLLAVSIIMSVLIMMTGLFIDNPLEFTVFPTLLLIATMLRLALNLASTRLILGHGHEGTAAAGHVIEAFGHFVMGGNFVIGIIVFAILIIVNFVVITKGSGRIAEVAARFTLDAMPGKQMAIDADLSAGLIDEKAAKTRRAALEEESSFFGAMDGASKFVRGDAVAALLITGINVVGGIIIGVAQQGLGFAEAAKTYTLLTIGDGLASQVPALIVSTAAGILVSKAGVKGAADKALGKQMANYPKALGMSAGVMVLIALLPGMPILPFLALGGASGYAAWRIAKTQREAPPAAAEGTPGAAAPGAAPAEETVTDLLKLDDLKLEMGYALLALVNGEGQDRLTDQIKALRRQLASELGIVMPSVRILDNVGLEANTYVVRVKEIEAGTGQVFPGQFMAMDPMGGQVQLPGQHLLEPTFGLPATWVDASLRDQAQLKGYTVVDAATVISTHLTEVIKAHVSELLNHVEVQKLLRELPKEHTELLKEVVPSQIATTGIQRVLQLLLAERVSVRDLGSIVEGIAEVAGHVKNPRDIVEHVRARLGRQICAQYQGPDGTLPIITLSPAWEQAFLESIAGEREERYLAMQPSRLTEFVNTVRDRFEQAARMGEMPVLVTSVQARPFVRSIIERFRRETPVMSQAEIHPRARLRTVGSV; encoded by the coding sequence ATGAGCGAGACGGCGGGCGCCGTACCGGCGGGGGCAGGCGGGCTCGGCGGCCTCGCGGCCCTGCGCATGCCGAATCGGGCCAGCCTCCAGGCGTTCTCGAAGCGCTCGGACCTGTTCTTCGCCGCGGCGGTGATGGGCATCCTCGTGGTGCTGATCTTCCCGCTGCCGGCCTTCCTGCTCGACCTGCTGCTGGCCGTCTCGATCATCATGTCGGTGCTGATCATGATGACGGGGCTGTTCATCGACAACCCGCTCGAATTCACCGTCTTCCCGACGCTGCTGCTGATCGCGACCATGCTGCGGCTGGCGCTCAACCTCGCCTCGACCCGGCTGATCCTCGGCCACGGGCACGAGGGCACCGCCGCGGCCGGGCACGTCATCGAGGCCTTCGGGCACTTCGTGATGGGCGGCAACTTCGTGATCGGGATCATCGTCTTCGCGATCCTGATCATCGTGAACTTCGTCGTCATCACCAAGGGCTCGGGCCGCATCGCCGAGGTGGCGGCCCGCTTCACCCTCGACGCCATGCCCGGCAAGCAGATGGCGATCGATGCCGACCTCTCCGCCGGCCTGATCGACGAGAAGGCGGCCAAGACCCGGCGCGCGGCGCTCGAAGAGGAATCCTCGTTCTTCGGCGCCATGGACGGCGCCTCGAAATTCGTGCGCGGCGACGCGGTGGCCGCGCTCCTCATCACCGGCATCAACGTGGTCGGCGGCATCATCATCGGCGTCGCCCAGCAGGGCCTCGGCTTCGCGGAGGCCGCCAAGACCTACACCCTGCTCACCATCGGCGACGGGCTGGCGAGCCAGGTGCCGGCGCTGATCGTCTCGACCGCGGCCGGCATCCTGGTCTCGAAGGCCGGCGTGAAGGGCGCCGCCGACAAGGCGCTCGGCAAGCAGATGGCGAACTATCCGAAAGCGCTCGGCATGTCGGCCGGCGTGATGGTGCTGATCGCGCTCCTGCCCGGCATGCCGATACTGCCCTTCCTCGCCCTCGGCGGCGCCTCCGGCTACGCGGCGTGGCGCATCGCCAAGACCCAACGCGAGGCGCCCCCCGCCGCGGCGGAGGGCACGCCCGGTGCCGCCGCCCCCGGCGCGGCGCCCGCGGAAGAGACCGTCACCGACCTCCTGAAGCTCGACGACCTCAAGCTGGAGATGGGCTACGCCCTGCTCGCCCTCGTCAACGGCGAGGGCCAGGACCGGCTCACCGACCAGATCAAGGCCCTGCGCCGCCAGCTCGCGTCCGAACTCGGCATCGTCATGCCCTCGGTGCGCATCCTCGACAATGTGGGCCTGGAGGCCAACACCTACGTCGTGCGGGTGAAGGAGATCGAGGCCGGCACGGGTCAGGTCTTCCCCGGCCAGTTCATGGCGATGGACCCGATGGGCGGACAGGTGCAGCTCCCCGGCCAGCACCTGCTGGAGCCGACCTTCGGCCTGCCCGCGACCTGGGTCGACGCCTCGCTGCGGGATCAGGCGCAGCTCAAGGGCTACACCGTGGTCGATGCGGCCACCGTGATCTCGACGCATCTGACCGAGGTCATCAAGGCCCACGTCTCGGAGCTTCTCAACCACGTCGAGGTGCAGAAGCTGCTGCGCGAACTGCCCAAGGAGCACACCGAGCTCCTGAAGGAGGTGGTGCCCTCGCAGATCGCCACCACCGGCATCCAGCGGGTGCTGCAATTGCTGCTCGCCGAACGGGTCTCGGTGCGCGATCTCGGCTCCATCGTCGAGGGCATCGCCGAAGTCGCCGGCCACGTGAAGAACCCGCGCGACATCGTCGAGCACGTCCGCGCCCGGCTCGGCCGCCAGATCTGCGCCCAGTACCAGGGACCGGACGGGACGCTGCCGATCATCACCCTGTCGCCGGCCTGGGAGCAGGCCTTCCTCGAATCGATCGCCGGCGAGCGCGAGGAGCGCTACCTCGCCATGCAGCCCTCGCGGCTCACGGAGTTCGTCAACACGGTGCGCGACCGCTTCGAGCAGGCCGCCCGCATGGGCGAGATGCCGGTGCTCGTCACCTCGGTCCAGGCCCGGCCGTTCGTGCGCTCGATCATCGAGCGCTTCCGCCGCGAGACGCCGGTGATGAGCCAGGCGGAGATTCATCCGCGGGCAAGGCTGAGGACGGTCGGCTCCGTCTGA